A genomic segment from Sciurus carolinensis chromosome 1, mSciCar1.2, whole genome shotgun sequence encodes:
- the Stmn1 gene encoding stathmin translates to MASSDIQVKELEKRASGQAFELILSPRSKESVPDFPLSPPKKKDLSLEEIQKKLEAAEERRKSHEAEVLKQLAEKREHEKEVLQKAIEENNNFSKMAEEKLTHKMEANKENREAQMAAKLERLREKDKHIEEVRKNKESKDPADETEAD, encoded by the exons ATGGCTTCTTCTG ATATTCAGGTGAAAGAACTGGAGAAGCGAGCCTCAGGCCAGGCTTTTGAGCTGATTCTCAGCCCTCGGTCAAAAGAATCCGTCCCAGATTTCCCCCTTTCCCCTCCAAAGAAGAAGGATCTTTCCCTGGAGGAAATTCAGAAGAAATTAGAAGCTGCAGAAGAAAGACGCAAG TCCCATGAAGCTGAGGTCTTGAAGCAGCTTGCTGAGAAACGAGAGCATGAGAAAGAGGTGCTTCAGAAAGCAATAGAAGAAAACAACAACTTCAGTAAAATGGCGGAAGAGAAACTGACCCACAAAATGGAAGCTAACAAAGAGAACCGAGAGGCACAAATGGCTGCCAAACTGGAGCGTTTGCGAGAGAAG GATAAGCACATTGAAGAAGTGCGGAAGAACAAAGAATCCAAAGACCCTGCTGATGAGACTGAAGCTGACTAA